A single Symbiobacterium thermophilum IAM 14863 DNA region contains:
- a CDS encoding class D sortase, with product MVARYLPKALFLLGCLLVLVAGVVNGVSRREQARLMERYEREVAALAAAGGTAPGLAGLRPFAAAAPSGAPPALPEEGADTGAGLPAMETAGPEAGTGEESPDRADQAPGPEVIGILTIPKIDLTVAIAEGTDDRTLRHAVGHFAETAGPGEPGNFALVGHRGHIYGPFFLRLDQVEVGDPILVRSGGATYVYRASEIFVVEPDETWVLDPTEQAQITLITCTPKWINTHRLVVRGVLEAADLPEPVHTAGAS from the coding sequence ATGGTCGCGCGTTATCTGCCGAAGGCCCTGTTCCTGCTGGGGTGCCTCCTGGTCCTGGTGGCAGGTGTGGTCAACGGGGTCTCGCGGCGGGAACAGGCCCGCCTGATGGAGAGGTATGAGCGGGAGGTTGCCGCGTTGGCCGCCGCCGGTGGCACCGCGCCGGGATTGGCCGGCCTCCGGCCGTTTGCCGCGGCGGCCCCCTCAGGCGCACCGCCGGCGCTGCCCGAGGAAGGCGCCGACACCGGAGCGGGCTTGCCGGCAATGGAGACGGCGGGACCGGAAGCCGGCACAGGCGAAGAGTCACCGGACCGTGCCGATCAAGCGCCCGGACCCGAGGTCATCGGGATACTGACCATTCCCAAGATCGACCTGACCGTGGCCATCGCCGAGGGGACAGACGACCGGACCCTGCGCCACGCGGTGGGGCATTTCGCCGAGACGGCCGGTCCCGGTGAACCGGGCAACTTCGCCCTCGTCGGCCACCGTGGGCACATCTACGGCCCCTTCTTCCTGCGGCTGGACCAGGTGGAGGTCGGAGATCCCATCCTCGTCCGGAGCGGCGGGGCGACCTACGTCTATCGGGCGTCCGAGATCTTCGTCGTGGAGCCGGATGAGACCTGGGTGCTGGATCCCACGGAACAGGCGCAGATCACGCTGATCACCTGCACGCCGAAGTGGATCAACACCCACCGCCTCGTCGTCAGGGGCGTTCTCGAGGCTGCAGACCTCCCCGAACCGGTCCACACTGCCGGAGCATCCTGA
- a CDS encoding AI-2E family transporter — translation MTHRGRRILAALVLSGLVLALAWGLWTIRPVLAPFLLAVVLAYLLAPLVNRLVGLGLPRPWAILAVYAALAAAGVLVVVKLVPSALTEVRRLTEAIPLYSARAREMADGLQRWARDAGLPPELRESLDRSITNIEVRSVAALHRLVDIQTLEAAAGFLFSLALAPFLAFYLLKDLDYFRERFVRSLPRRWRQDIIQLLRELDRVISGFVRGQILLGLSVGALAAAASSLLGLRFAVLLGIWAGLMEFIPYVGPVLGAVPAVLSGLAQSPWRGLQIALVFLIIQQLENAVLSPKIMGESVGLHPIGVLLVVLAGGYLAGPWGLILAVPAAALVRVLWSFVVARLTEVHPLPVLPAPAARPEEEKGPAG, via the coding sequence GTGACGCATCGGGGACGAAGGATTCTGGCGGCGCTGGTGCTGAGCGGACTGGTTCTCGCCCTGGCCTGGGGGCTCTGGACGATCCGCCCGGTGCTGGCGCCCTTTCTCCTGGCGGTGGTCCTGGCCTACCTGCTGGCGCCCTTGGTCAACCGGCTGGTCGGCCTGGGCCTGCCCCGCCCCTGGGCGATCCTCGCGGTCTATGCGGCGCTCGCCGCCGCCGGGGTCCTGGTGGTGGTCAAGTTGGTGCCCTCCGCGCTGACGGAGGTGCGCCGGCTGACGGAGGCCATCCCGCTCTACTCCGCCCGGGCCCGGGAGATGGCTGATGGTCTGCAGCGCTGGGCCCGGGACGCGGGGCTGCCCCCGGAACTGCGGGAGAGCCTGGACCGGTCGATTACCAACATCGAGGTGCGTTCGGTGGCCGCCCTGCACCGGCTGGTGGACATCCAGACGCTGGAGGCGGCCGCCGGCTTCCTGTTCAGCCTGGCCCTGGCGCCTTTCCTGGCGTTCTACCTGCTGAAGGACCTGGACTACTTCCGGGAGCGCTTCGTGCGGTCACTGCCCCGCCGCTGGCGGCAGGACATCATCCAGCTCCTGCGGGAGCTGGACCGGGTGATCTCCGGCTTCGTGCGGGGACAGATCCTCCTCGGCCTGTCCGTGGGGGCGCTGGCCGCGGCCGCCTCGTCGCTCCTGGGGCTCCGGTTCGCCGTCCTGCTGGGCATCTGGGCAGGGCTGATGGAGTTCATCCCCTATGTGGGGCCCGTGCTGGGCGCCGTGCCGGCGGTGCTCTCAGGCCTGGCCCAGTCGCCCTGGCGAGGCCTGCAGATCGCCCTGGTCTTCCTGATCATCCAGCAGCTGGAGAACGCGGTGCTCTCGCCCAAGATCATGGGCGAGTCTGTGGGGTTGCATCCCATCGGGGTGCTGCTGGTCGTCCTGGCCGGCGGCTACCTGGCAGGACCGTGGGGGCTGATCCTGGCCGTCCCGGCCGCCGCCCTCGTGCGCGTGCTCTGGTCCTTCGTCGTGGCCCGCCTCACCGAGGTCCACCCGCTGCCGGTCCTGCCGGCACCGGCCGCCCGCCCGGAAGAAGAGAAAGGCCCGGCCGGTTAG
- a CDS encoding PRC-barrel domain-containing protein, with product MILNLRERGIDADVSRARDLIGLSVLASPDMRPVGRVQEVLISRDGRRIRGLVLETGGLLSRRRVLDYQGVKAVGSTYVLAEERYLEDEAETRCGSALTGLPVLDGSGEELGMLDDLHFEPSTGEIHALQLSRGFVDDLLSGKAIVPLNGPAVTGEGAILLDAVAEREGGLWT from the coding sequence ATGATCCTGAATCTGCGCGAGCGGGGGATCGATGCAGACGTGTCCAGGGCCAGGGACCTGATCGGGCTGTCGGTGCTGGCAAGTCCCGACATGCGGCCGGTGGGGCGGGTACAGGAGGTGCTGATCAGCCGCGACGGGCGGCGCATCCGTGGGCTGGTGCTGGAGACCGGCGGACTGCTCAGCCGCCGCCGGGTACTGGACTACCAGGGTGTCAAGGCAGTGGGTTCGACGTATGTGCTGGCAGAGGAGCGGTACCTGGAGGACGAGGCGGAGACCCGGTGCGGGTCGGCCCTGACCGGTCTGCCCGTGCTGGACGGCTCGGGCGAGGAGCTGGGCATGCTCGACGACCTGCACTTCGAACCCAGCACGGGGGAGATCCACGCTCTGCAACTCTCGCGCGGCTTCGTGGACGATCTGCTGAGCGGCAAGGCGATCGTGCCCCTGAACGGGCCGGCGGTCACCGGCGAAGGGGCGATCCTGCTGGACGCGGTGGCGGAGCGCGAAGGGGGGCTGTGGACGTGA
- the mnmA gene encoding tRNA 2-thiouridine(34) synthase MnmA: MAMSGGVDSSVAAALLVEQGYEVIGVTMNTWTDDIPEEIQMNQHSGCCSLAAVEDARSVAHKLGIPYYVMNFQGQFARTVIDYFIEEYTRGRTPNPCIACNRYVKFSAFLEKAKQLECDYVATGHYAVIGQDDRFPGRWLLGKSADARKDQTYVLHNLTQEALAHTLFPVGHLQKSEVRALAAKYGFVTADKPDSQEICFVYDNDYGRFLKERAPEAIVPGPILNTRGEVIGQHQGLPLYTIGQRKGLGLTTPRPVYVVDLDVERNAVIVGEDEETYRGGLVASDLNWIAIPGLTFPRRCRAKIRRMAPEAECTIYPIGEDAVRVEFDRPQRAITPGQAVVFYDGDWVLGGGTIERAIN; encoded by the coding sequence ATGGCGATGTCCGGCGGCGTCGACTCCTCGGTGGCGGCCGCGCTCCTGGTGGAGCAGGGCTACGAGGTGATCGGCGTCACCATGAACACCTGGACGGACGACATTCCGGAAGAGATCCAGATGAACCAGCATTCGGGCTGCTGCTCCCTGGCAGCGGTGGAGGACGCCCGCTCCGTCGCCCACAAGCTGGGCATCCCGTACTACGTCATGAACTTCCAGGGGCAGTTCGCCCGCACGGTGATCGACTACTTCATCGAGGAGTACACCCGGGGCCGTACGCCCAACCCGTGCATCGCCTGCAACCGGTATGTGAAGTTCTCGGCCTTCCTCGAGAAGGCGAAGCAGCTGGAGTGCGACTACGTGGCCACCGGCCACTACGCCGTCATCGGGCAGGACGACCGCTTCCCGGGCCGCTGGCTCCTGGGCAAGTCGGCGGACGCCCGCAAGGACCAGACCTACGTGCTCCACAACCTGACCCAGGAGGCTCTGGCCCACACGCTCTTCCCCGTCGGACACCTGCAGAAGTCCGAGGTGAGGGCGCTGGCGGCCAAGTACGGGTTCGTCACCGCCGACAAGCCCGACTCCCAGGAGATCTGCTTCGTCTACGACAACGACTACGGCCGGTTCCTGAAGGAGCGGGCGCCCGAGGCCATCGTCCCCGGCCCCATCCTGAACACCCGGGGCGAGGTCATCGGGCAGCACCAGGGGCTGCCCCTGTACACCATCGGTCAGCGCAAGGGGCTCGGCCTCACGACCCCACGCCCGGTCTACGTGGTGGACCTGGACGTGGAGCGCAACGCGGTGATCGTGGGCGAGGACGAGGAGACCTACCGGGGCGGGCTGGTGGCCTCGGACCTGAACTGGATCGCCATCCCCGGGCTCACGTTCCCGCGGCGCTGCCGGGCGAAGATCCGGCGCATGGCGCCGGAGGCGGAGTGCACGATCTACCCCATCGGCGAGGACGCGGTGCGGGTGGAGTTCGACCGGCCCCAGCGGGCGATCACCCCCGGCCAGGCGGTGGTCTTCTACGACGGCGACTGGGTGCTGGGCGGCGGGACGATTGAGCGTGCGATCAACTGA